Proteins from one Triticum aestivum cultivar Chinese Spring chromosome 7A, IWGSC CS RefSeq v2.1, whole genome shotgun sequence genomic window:
- the LOC123147777 gene encoding B-cell receptor-associated protein 31, with protein sequence MIQLLFTLLGAEAGVAAVLLFKTPLRKLAMLALDRLKRGRAPVMVRTVAATVLVVLASSLHSMAKIHGHAGAGELDAPGALSPTDQVLLARHLLEASLMGYILFLALVIDRLHSYIREMRGLKKNLEAVSKQNKTLEEAKSGRSDESKPHHNDIASLNEEIKKLKRQLKEKAEEAKDAEAKALAAQTQSEGLARKYDRLLEDNKHLHDQLQSGDIPLSRSDGKKNA encoded by the exons ATGATCCAGCTCCTCTTCACCTTGCTGGGCGCGGAGGCGGGCGTGGCGGCCGTCCTGCTCTTCAAGACGCCGCTGCGGAAGCTGGCGATGCTCGCGCTCGACCGCCTCAAGCGCGGCCGGGCCCCCGTCATGGTGCGCACCGTCGCCGCCACCGTCCTCGTCGTCCTCGCCTCCAGCCTCCACAGCATGGCCAAGATCCACGGccacgccggcgccggcgagctCGACGCGCCCGGCGCGCTCAGCCCCACCGACCAGGTCCTCCTCGCCCGCCACCTCCTCGAGGCCTCCCTCATGG GATATATTTTATTCCTTGCTCTCGTCATTGACCGGCTACACAGCTACATCAGAGAGATGCGAGGGCTGAAGAAGAACCTGGAGGCTGTGTCGAAGCAGAACAAGACCTTAGAAGAAGCAAAATCTGGAAGGTCCGACGAGAGCAAGCCACACCACAACGACATTGCTTCGCTGAACGAGGAGATCAAGAAGCTGAAGCGGCAACTGAAAGAAAAGGCGGAGGAGGCCAAGGATGCAGAGGCCAAAGCACTAGCTGCCCAGACGCAGTCTGAAGGTCTTGCGCGCAAATATGACCGCCTGCTGGAGGACAACAAGCATCTCCATGACCAGCTGCAGTCAGGAGACATCCCGCTGTCGCGTTCGGATGGCAAGAAGAATGCCTAA